From Bacteroidota bacterium, one genomic window encodes:
- a CDS encoding alpha-D-glucose phosphate-specific phosphoglucomutase produces MRINPQAGKPAEQNILVNIPRLVTKYYTGKPDYKVPSERIAFGTSGHRGSSLHNSFNENHILAITQAICFYRNEQKIDGPLFLGFDTHALSAPAFATTMEVLAANNIDVMIATDDEYTPTPAISHAILQYNNGRKNGLADGIVITPSHNPPDDGGFKYNPTNGGPASSTITNWIEAKANELLENNLQSVKRIALKKALSASTTHRHDYLHNYIKDLGNVIDMNLIRDSKINIGVDPLGGAGVNYWEPIAEHYKLNLTVVNKKVDPTFSFMTVDWDGKIRMDPSSSYAMQGLIAMKDRFDISFACDTDHDRHGIVSKSVGLLNPNHFLSVAVFYLLQHRPQWNTNAAVGKTVVTTQLIDRIAEKLKRKVYNVPVGFKWFADGLVDGSLCFVGEESAGASFSRLNGNVWTTDKDGFIPALLSAEIMAKMQKDPSDIYKEITDEFGKPFYDRIEAKASPAQKEKIKNLSESQIKHKELAGETIEKIVTTAPGNNASIGGLQVITKNGWFAARPSGTEDIYKIYVESFLSKEHMNKIIDEAQTIVNAAI; encoded by the coding sequence ATGAGAATAAATCCTCAGGCAGGGAAACCTGCAGAACAAAATATTTTAGTAAATATTCCACGACTGGTAACTAAATATTATACAGGTAAGCCAGATTATAAAGTGCCTTCAGAGCGGATTGCATTTGGTACTTCAGGCCATCGGGGTTCTTCATTACATAATTCGTTTAATGAAAATCATATACTTGCAATTACACAAGCAATTTGTTTTTATCGCAATGAGCAAAAAATAGATGGGCCATTATTTCTTGGTTTTGATACACATGCACTTTCTGCTCCTGCCTTTGCAACTACTATGGAAGTATTAGCAGCAAATAATATAGATGTGATGATTGCAACGGATGATGAATATACACCAACACCTGCTATCTCTCATGCAATTTTGCAATATAATAATGGACGCAAAAATGGTTTGGCAGATGGTATTGTAATTACGCCTTCACACAATCCACCGGATGATGGAGGCTTTAAATATAATCCTACGAATGGTGGCCCAGCATCCAGCACAATAACAAATTGGATTGAGGCAAAAGCAAATGAATTGTTAGAAAATAATCTGCAATCCGTAAAAAGAATTGCTCTTAAAAAAGCATTGTCTGCATCCACTACACATCGTCATGATTATTTACATAATTACATTAAAGATTTAGGGAATGTAATTGACATGAATCTAATTCGTGATTCAAAAATTAATATAGGAGTAGATCCGCTGGGTGGTGCAGGAGTAAATTATTGGGAGCCTATTGCAGAACATTATAAACTTAATCTCACTGTAGTAAATAAAAAAGTAGATCCCACATTTAGTTTTATGACTGTTGATTGGGATGGGAAAATTCGCATGGATCCATCTTCGTCTTATGCTATGCAGGGATTGATTGCAATGAAGGATCGCTTTGATATTTCTTTTGCATGTGATACCGATCATGATCGCCACGGCATTGTTTCAAAAAGTGTGGGGTTGTTAAATCCAAATCATTTTTTATCTGTTGCGGTATTTTATTTACTACAACATCGTCCGCAATGGAATACCAATGCTGCTGTTGGAAAAACAGTAGTAACTACTCAACTGATTGATCGCATTGCAGAAAAATTAAAACGTAAAGTATATAATGTGCCTGTCGGTTTCAAATGGTTTGCAGATGGATTAGTAGATGGTTCACTTTGTTTTGTTGGTGAAGAAAGTGCAGGGGCATCTTTTTCAAGATTAAATGGAAATGTTTGGACAACAGATAAAGATGGATTTATACCTGCATTATTATCTGCGGAAATAATGGCGAAAATGCAAAAAGATCCGAGTGATATTTATAAAGAAATTACAGATGAATTTGGTAAACCTTTTTATGATCGCATTGAAGCAAAAGCATCTCCGGCACAAAAAGAAAAAATAAAAAATCTTTCCGAATCACAAATCAAACATAAAGAACTTGCAGGCGAAACAATTGAAAAAATAGTAACTACTGCTCCGGGAAATAATGCATCCATTGGTGGTTTGCAAGTGATAACTAAGAATGGTTGGTTTGCAGCAAGACCTTCCGGTACTGAAGATATTTATAAAATTTATGTAGAAAGTTTTTTGAGTAAAGAACATATGAATAAAATTATTGATGAAGCGCAGACTATTGTGAATGCTGCTATATAG
- the pgl gene encoding 6-phosphogluconolactonase has product MKQQNNISVFKSKTALAKAAAELMIEIAEKAIKKYGKFSLVLSGGSTPENLFSLLATPDYRDKIDWKNTFIFWGDERFVPENDDLNNSYKAKNLLLDHLTIPSKNIFPIPVNISPDLAAKKYEITIQKFFGKETPRFDLIFLGLGEDGHTASLFPGSDIVFEKNKLIREVYVADQKMYRITMTAVLINKANNIVFLVEGKNKAAILNTVLNAPRNPEKFPAQIIHADAGYLYWYVDEKAAALLAD; this is encoded by the coding sequence TTGAAACAGCAAAATAACATTAGTGTATTTAAATCGAAAACTGCATTGGCTAAAGCTGCTGCGGAATTGATGATTGAAATAGCTGAGAAGGCTATTAAAAAATATGGAAAATTTTCTTTGGTATTATCAGGGGGAAGTACGCCGGAAAATTTATTTTCTCTATTGGCAACTCCGGATTATCGTGATAAAATTGATTGGAAAAATACATTTATTTTTTGGGGAGATGAGCGTTTCGTTCCAGAGAATGATGATTTAAATAATTCTTATAAAGCCAAAAATTTATTACTGGATCATTTAACCATTCCATCAAAAAATATATTTCCCATTCCGGTGAATATCAGTCCTGACCTTGCTGCAAAAAAGTATGAGATTACAATACAAAAATTCTTTGGAAAAGAAACTCCCCGATTCGATTTGATCTTTCTTGGGCTGGGAGAAGATGGACACACCGCATCTTTATTTCCCGGAAGTGATATTGTTTTTGAAAAAAATAAGCTTATAAGAGAGGTGTATGTTGCAGATCAAAAAATGTATCGCATTACAATGACAGCCGTATTAATTAATAAGGCAAATAATATTGTTTTTCTGGTGGAAGGAAAAAATAAAGCAGCGATATTAAATACTGTTTTAAATGCGCCAAGAAATCCTGAAAAATTTCCCGCTCAAATAATTCATGCGGATGCAGGTTATTTATATTGGTATGTAGATGAAAAAGCAGCAGCATTGTTAGCTGATTGA
- a CDS encoding cyclic beta 1-2 glucan synthetase, with the protein MRKMLNVNGSTPNYLTEEPMRDELFSSDQMIQFGKALAARHVISTKPSKDHLLKRLANNEIVLQEIRKLITDAIKKDYQITPAGEWLIDNFYLIEEHIRIAKTHFPKHYSEDLPQIIIGKSTGITRSYDIALQVISHNDGRIDIENLSNFLEAYQTVTNLKLGELWSIPIMLRLALIENIRRVSARFANDRMERDLANYWALKMIETAETAPKEIVIALADMARSNPPIKSAFVAELIRQLRGKGPDLALVLNWVEQQLSGSGLTGAEMVNAENQKQAADQVSISNSIGSLRTLASIDWRNFVESHSIVEKILLQDNNGIYGNMDFSTRDHYRHVVEHIAKKSALSEEGVAQIAIQLMHEDRSTVGSDPRTAHVGYYLIGKGVSDTKKRVKMHMSGIDKMQNYFKRHALFFYITSILLISFAIGAAIFLKVFSETSDTWVLVLVSILAIISASQLAISVVNFFTTLLVKPNLLPRMDFSDNIPESASTLIVVPTLLSNIDDLEYLIESLEVRFLANRKNNLYFGLLTDFTDAAQEKSDEDELILDAAKKGIEALNRKYQRDKNDLFLLFHRPRIWNPNENVWMGYERKRGKLSDLNLLLRENSSEHFSLIVGDQSIFPKIKYVITLDTDTKLPLNTAWKLVASMAHPLNRAWYDEKKKRVTKGYGILQPRVTISLPDISSSRYRKMHGNEPGIDPYTRASSDVYQDLFGEGSFIGKGIYDVDIFHKVLERKFPENRILSHDLLEGCYIRSGLLSDVQLFEKYPPTYRADMKVRLRWLRGDWQIISWLFPVVPGPQKQRYKNPISGLSRWKIFDNIRRSFVPIAHTLFLLLAWFVLPSVLFWTIAVSLIIVFPIFITTLFDIFRKPKNVLLRYHVKNSYQNLQEITVKTLFTLISLPYEAYANLRGILRTLWRMLISKKYLLEWEPSANTSKEYQSSLAAAYATMWVEPFLTVAVFTYLCLYAPEKLYITAPILFLWIAAPLITWITSKPKAKPVSTLSDDQHIFLQKLARKTWNFFEQFVVSTDSWLPPDNYQEQPVELIAHRTSPTNIGIALLANLSAYEFGYITIGKFIERSTNTLKTMKIMERYNGHFYNWYDTQTLHPLYPKYISTVDSGNLAGHLLVLKQGLFAIPHQPIFRLKLFEGIRDTLGVLLDTLTETKQQIPESLMNDLNAICETEISSILEIKKQYEDLDIQIRNFLNELTEETNTETIRWKQMLIEDLDEIHQHFLFFKPWILLQNGPAEFKNISTPEISFTWHTLLRKTIELQTNVNGKQNSYNTTIEKEWFEIMHFALAQSINAIGELIITSKNFADQCDEFADMQWDFLYDKNSHLFTIGYNVHDHRIDPSYYDLLASEVRLCIFVCIAQGKLPEESWFALGRLLTNLEGESILLSWSGSMFEYLMPLLVMPTFENTLLDETYKAAVDWQIKYGKKTGRPWGISESGYNMINASSNYQYRAFGAPGLGLKRGLEEDTVIAPYATVMALMVEPKKACENLELLHKKGIEGRYGFYEAVDYTPSRLPRGQSRAIVYSFMTHHHGMSLLSLAYLLLDKPMQKLFEAEPQFKATLLLLQERVPKATAAFAHTTSLEDINYKATAQETRILQTAFTPIPEIQLLSNGKYHLMISNAGGGYSRWKDIAITRWHDDVTCDNWGSFCYIRDVKEDTIWSNTLQPTLKKTLKYEVAYSQGRVDFHISQHEIDVHTEIVVSPEDDIEMRRLHLTHCGDKPKTIELTSYAEVVLAPAISDLMSPAFSKLFVQTEILPNQNAIICTRRPRSADEHAPWMFHLMVAEGREPEEISYETDRMAFIGHGNTIVKPQAMKPGKLGGGQGSVLDPIVAIRYRITIQPEETITIDMVTGIAETKEGCQNLINKYYDNKSHKDRVFELAWSHSQVVLHHLNASEREAQLFSRLASSILYPNSLFRADPTVLINNRRQQSGLWGYAISGDLPIVLLIVESQENIALVHDMIQAHAYWRLKGLVVDLVIWNETHYGYRQSFQSDIEALIPPELLGKKGGVFIMASDQIPNEDRILFQTVARIIISDSVGSLADHVNKKEIAKVLVPRIAQSESYPRSEATLPLPKDLLFFNGKGGFSADGKEYVIISDNENRTPVPWVNVIANPNFGTVISESGSTYTWTENAHELRLSTWSNDPVSDTSGEAFYIRDEEGGHVWSTSLLPAGGASPYITRHGFGYSVFEHLEDGIHTEMTVFVDIESAVKFNVIKIRNKSGRPRNLSATGYIEWVLGDVRTKTAMHIHTEIDPDSKALFAKNQYNTEFNCRVAFFDVDYLKKSYTGDRTEFLGRNGNLKKPDALTRMKLSGKVGLALDPCGAIQVPLFLADGEEQEVIFRIGAGKDETDAIALSKTFRGKEKAIDALQKVKAYWAKTINAFQVETPDTAINLITNGWLTYQTLSSRLWGRSGFYQSGGAFGFRDQLQDVMSLLHTRPELARKQILLSASRQFKEGDVQHWWHPPVGRGVRTRISDDYLWLPFVTNYYLKHTDDTSILDVSIDFLDGRLLNPGEESYYDLPLLAHAPASLYNHCVRAIKHGLNFGEHGLPLIGTGDWNDGFDKVGKEGKGESVWLAFFLYEILDEFAQTASLHNDESFAETCKVEATKLKANIDKSAWDGEWYKRAWFDDGTPLGSKTDEECMIDSISQSWSVLSGGGNEKLIETAMNSAYKNLVEQEVGIIKLLTPAFDKSELDPGYIKGYVPGVRENGGQYTHAAIWMIMAFAKLGNNARVWELLNMINPVNHGKNAEDVAVYKVEPYVLAADVYSRDPHAGRGGWTWYTGSAAWLYRLITESFLGIHKEGNTLKIIPCIPEEWNSYKVNYRYYDKHYHIEIIKADGKIKVIVDGVELKGNVIELEGNGEVEPLDISSESVE; encoded by the coding sequence ATGAGAAAAATGTTGAATGTAAATGGGAGCACACCAAATTATTTAACTGAAGAACCCATGCGGGACGAGCTGTTTAGTTCTGATCAAATGATTCAATTTGGTAAGGCACTCGCAGCACGACATGTAATCAGTACTAAGCCATCCAAAGACCATTTATTAAAAAGACTTGCGAATAATGAAATTGTGTTGCAGGAAATTCGTAAGCTCATCACCGATGCAATTAAAAAGGATTATCAGATAACACCTGCGGGTGAATGGTTGATTGATAATTTTTATTTGATAGAAGAACATATCCGCATTGCTAAAACACATTTTCCAAAACATTACAGTGAAGATTTACCACAAATTATTATAGGTAAATCCACAGGTATTACTCGCAGCTATGATATTGCTCTCCAAGTAATTTCTCATAATGATGGAAGAATAGATATTGAAAATCTCAGTAATTTTTTAGAAGCATATCAAACCGTTACCAATTTAAAATTGGGTGAATTGTGGTCTATTCCTATTATGTTGCGATTGGCATTGATAGAAAATATCCGTCGTGTTTCTGCACGATTTGCCAATGATAGAATGGAAAGAGATTTGGCGAATTATTGGGCGTTAAAAATGATTGAAACTGCTGAAACTGCACCAAAAGAAATTGTAATTGCATTGGCAGATATGGCAAGGTCCAACCCGCCAATTAAAAGTGCGTTTGTAGCAGAATTAATTCGTCAGTTAAGAGGTAAAGGACCTGATCTCGCATTAGTATTAAATTGGGTGGAGCAGCAATTATCCGGCAGTGGATTAACCGGTGCAGAAATGGTAAATGCCGAAAATCAAAAGCAGGCAGCAGATCAGGTTTCTATAAGTAATAGTATTGGAAGCTTGCGCACACTTGCATCCATTGACTGGAGAAATTTTGTTGAATCTCACAGTATAGTAGAAAAAATATTGTTGCAGGATAATAATGGAATTTATGGCAACATGGATTTTTCTACACGAGATCATTATCGGCATGTGGTTGAGCACATTGCTAAAAAAAGTGCATTGAGTGAAGAAGGTGTTGCGCAAATTGCAATTCAATTAATGCATGAAGACAGATCAACTGTAGGCAGTGATCCACGAACAGCACATGTGGGATATTATTTAATTGGAAAAGGAGTAAGCGATACAAAGAAGAGAGTAAAAATGCATATGTCAGGAATAGACAAAATGCAAAATTATTTTAAACGTCATGCACTGTTCTTTTATATTACTTCAATTTTATTAATCTCATTTGCAATTGGGGCTGCCATTTTCTTAAAAGTATTTTCTGAAACTTCAGATACCTGGGTGCTTGTATTAGTGAGTATTCTTGCTATAATTAGTGCAAGTCAACTGGCTATTTCAGTAGTAAATTTTTTCACAACACTATTAGTGAAACCTAACCTGCTGCCGAGAATGGATTTTTCCGATAATATTCCTGAATCGGCAAGTACCTTAATTGTTGTACCTACATTACTTTCCAATATAGATGATCTAGAATATTTAATTGAATCATTAGAGGTTAGATTTTTAGCCAACAGAAAAAACAATTTATACTTCGGTTTATTAACTGATTTCACGGATGCTGCACAAGAAAAATCTGATGAAGATGAATTAATATTAGATGCTGCAAAAAAAGGTATTGAAGCTCTCAATAGAAAATATCAAAGAGATAAGAATGATTTGTTTTTACTTTTTCACCGGCCAAGAATTTGGAATCCCAATGAAAATGTTTGGATGGGATATGAAAGAAAACGAGGGAAACTTTCTGATTTAAATTTATTATTAAGAGAAAATTCGAGTGAACATTTTTCATTGATTGTAGGGGATCAATCTATTTTCCCGAAAATAAAATATGTAATTACATTAGATACTGATACTAAGCTACCCTTAAATACTGCATGGAAATTAGTAGCCTCAATGGCTCATCCTTTAAATCGTGCATGGTATGATGAAAAAAAGAAACGTGTTACGAAAGGCTATGGAATTTTACAACCAAGAGTAACTATTAGTTTACCGGATATTTCAAGTTCCAGATATAGAAAAATGCATGGCAACGAACCCGGTATTGACCCCTATACCCGAGCATCTTCGGATGTGTATCAGGATTTATTTGGCGAGGGATCTTTTATCGGAAAAGGTATTTACGATGTAGATATTTTTCATAAAGTTTTGGAAAGGAAATTTCCTGAAAATCGTATTCTTAGTCACGATCTTTTAGAAGGCTGTTATATACGTTCCGGATTATTAAGTGATGTACAATTGTTCGAAAAATATCCGCCTACATATCGTGCAGATATGAAAGTGAGATTACGCTGGTTGCGAGGGGATTGGCAGATTATATCCTGGCTATTTCCGGTAGTGCCCGGCCCGCAAAAGCAACGTTATAAAAATCCCATTTCCGGATTATCCCGTTGGAAAATATTTGATAATATCCGCCGCAGTTTTGTACCGATAGCACATACGTTATTTTTGTTATTAGCATGGTTTGTTCTTCCTTCTGTATTGTTCTGGACAATTGCTGTTTCACTGATTATTGTGTTCCCGATTTTTATTACAACTCTCTTTGATATTTTTAGAAAACCCAAAAATGTGTTACTGCGATATCATGTAAAAAATTCTTATCAAAATCTACAGGAAATTACTGTTAAAACTTTATTCACTCTTATTAGTCTGCCTTATGAAGCCTATGCAAATTTGAGAGGAATATTGAGAACACTATGGCGGATGTTGATTTCTAAAAAATATTTATTGGAATGGGAGCCATCCGCAAATACTTCAAAAGAATATCAATCGAGTTTAGCAGCCGCATATGCTACGATGTGGGTAGAGCCTTTTCTCACCGTTGCAGTATTTACTTATTTATGTTTATATGCACCCGAGAAACTTTATATCACCGCACCAATTTTATTTCTATGGATTGCTGCGCCACTTATCACATGGATTACCAGTAAGCCAAAAGCAAAACCTGTTTCCACATTATCTGATGATCAACATATTTTTCTTCAGAAACTGGCGAGAAAAACCTGGAATTTCTTCGAGCAATTTGTAGTGTCAACAGATAGTTGGTTACCTCCGGATAATTATCAGGAACAACCCGTTGAACTGATTGCTCACCGCACTTCGCCAACCAATATTGGAATTGCATTATTGGCGAATTTAAGTGCTTATGAATTTGGATATATTACTATCGGGAAGTTTATTGAACGCTCTACAAATACTTTGAAAACCATGAAAATAATGGAGCGTTATAATGGTCATTTTTATAATTGGTATGACACACAAACTCTGCATCCACTTTATCCAAAATATATTTCAACTGTGGACAGTGGAAATCTTGCAGGACATTTGTTGGTTTTGAAACAAGGATTATTCGCAATTCCACATCAACCAATATTCAGATTAAAATTATTTGAAGGAATTCGGGATACTTTAGGTGTGCTTTTAGATACATTAACTGAAACAAAACAGCAGATACCTGAATCGCTGATGAATGATTTGAATGCAATCTGCGAAACAGAAATTTCTTCTATTTTAGAAATTAAAAAACAGTATGAAGATTTAGATATACAAATTCGAAATTTTCTAAATGAATTAACGGAGGAAACCAATACTGAAACAATTCGGTGGAAGCAAATGCTTATCGAAGATTTAGATGAAATACATCAACATTTTTTATTTTTTAAACCGTGGATTTTATTACAAAATGGCCCGGCTGAATTTAAAAATATTTCTACACCGGAAATATCTTTTACCTGGCATACCTTATTAAGGAAAACAATTGAACTGCAGACCAATGTAAACGGAAAGCAGAATTCATATAACACTACGATTGAAAAAGAATGGTTTGAAATAATGCATTTCGCATTAGCACAATCAATAAATGCTATCGGTGAATTAATTATTACATCAAAAAATTTTGCAGATCAATGCGATGAATTTGCGGATATGCAATGGGATTTTCTGTATGATAAAAATAGCCATCTGTTCACCATTGGTTATAATGTACATGATCACCGCATTGATCCCAGCTATTATGACTTACTCGCATCTGAAGTACGGCTTTGCATATTTGTTTGTATTGCACAAGGTAAACTTCCTGAAGAAAGTTGGTTTGCATTGGGTCGCTTATTAACTAATCTGGAAGGTGAATCTATTTTATTATCATGGAGTGGTTCCATGTTCGAATATTTAATGCCGCTGTTAGTGATGCCTACTTTTGAAAATACATTGCTTGATGAAACTTATAAAGCAGCAGTGGACTGGCAAATTAAATACGGTAAAAAAACCGGCAGGCCTTGGGGTATTTCTGAGTCAGGTTACAATATGATTAATGCAAGTTCTAATTACCAATATCGTGCATTTGGTGCACCCGGTTTGGGATTAAAACGTGGTTTGGAAGAAGACACTGTTATAGCACCTTATGCCACAGTAATGGCATTGATGGTAGAACCTAAAAAAGCTTGTGAAAATCTGGAGTTGCTGCACAAAAAAGGTATTGAAGGAAGATATGGATTTTATGAAGCAGTGGATTACACACCTTCACGTTTACCTCGTGGTCAATCAAGGGCAATAGTTTATTCATTCATGACGCATCACCATGGTATGAGTTTATTATCCTTAGCGTATTTGCTATTGGATAAACCTATGCAAAAATTGTTTGAAGCGGAGCCACAGTTTAAAGCAACACTGTTATTATTACAAGAAAGAGTACCAAAAGCTACTGCTGCTTTTGCGCATACTACTTCGCTTGAGGATATTAATTATAAGGCAACTGCTCAGGAAACCAGAATACTGCAAACTGCTTTCACTCCTATTCCTGAAATACAATTATTATCCAATGGTAAATATCATTTAATGATAAGTAATGCAGGTGGTGGATATAGCCGCTGGAAAGATATTGCCATCACTCGCTGGCATGATGATGTTACTTGCGATAACTGGGGCTCATTCTGTTACATCCGTGATGTGAAAGAAGATACAATTTGGTCCAATACGCTTCAACCTACACTTAAAAAAACATTGAAGTATGAAGTTGCTTATTCGCAAGGTCGGGTAGATTTCCATATTTCTCAGCACGAAATAGATGTACATACGGAAATTGTGGTTTCTCCTGAAGATGATATTGAAATGCGCAGATTGCATTTAACACATTGCGGAGATAAACCCAAAACTATTGAACTGACAAGTTATGCAGAAGTAGTATTAGCCCCTGCAATTTCTGATTTGATGTCGCCGGCTTTTAGCAAACTGTTTGTTCAAACTGAAATTTTACCTAATCAAAATGCGATCATCTGCACACGTCGGCCAAGGTCTGCCGATGAACATGCACCCTGGATGTTTCATTTGATGGTTGCCGAAGGCAGAGAACCGGAAGAAATATCCTATGAAACAGACCGCATGGCATTTATCGGCCATGGCAATACAATAGTAAAACCGCAAGCGATGAAACCCGGTAAACTTGGCGGAGGGCAGGGTTCTGTATTAGATCCAATTGTAGCTATTCGGTATAGAATTACAATTCAACCTGAAGAGACAATTACAATTGATATGGTAACCGGAATTGCAGAAACAAAAGAAGGTTGTCAGAATTTAATCAATAAGTATTACGATAATAAATCCCATAAGGATAGAGTGTTTGAATTGGCTTGGTCGCATAGTCAGGTAGTGCTTCATCATTTAAATGCATCAGAGCGGGAAGCCCAGTTATTTAGCAGATTGGCAAGTTCAATATTATATCCGAATTCCTTATTCCGGGCGGATCCTACGGTGCTTATAAATAACCGCAGACAGCAATCCGGCTTGTGGGGATATGCTATATCGGGAGATTTGCCTATCGTGTTATTGATAGTAGAAAGTCAGGAAAATATTGCCTTAGTGCATGATATGATTCAAGCCCATGCTTATTGGAGATTGAAAGGATTAGTGGTGGATCTTGTAATTTGGAATGAAACACATTATGGTTACCGGCAATCCTTTCAAAGTGATATTGAAGCACTTATTCCTCCAGAGTTATTGGGAAAAAAAGGTGGAGTATTTATTATGGCATCCGATCAGATTCCAAATGAGGATCGCATTTTATTCCAAACTGTAGCTCGTATTATTATTTCCGATTCTGTAGGTTCTTTAGCAGATCATGTGAATAAAAAAGAAATTGCAAAAGTGCTTGTACCTCGTATTGCACAAAGCGAATCCTATCCTCGTTCTGAAGCAACACTTCCATTGCCAAAGGATCTCCTCTTCTTTAATGGAAAAGGTGGATTTTCTGCGGATGGAAAAGAGTATGTGATCATATCTGATAATGAAAATAGAACACCGGTACCTTGGGTGAATGTAATTGCAAATCCAAATTTTGGAACCGTAATTTCAGAAAGTGGCTCCACATATACCTGGACTGAAAATGCGCATGAATTGAGATTAAGTACCTGGAGCAATGATCCGGTTTCGGATACCAGCGGAGAAGCGTTTTATATAAGAGATGAAGAGGGCGGACATGTTTGGTCAACTTCATTATTGCCAGCCGGAGGTGCGTCTCCATATATTACCCGACATGGTTTTGGTTACAGTGTGTTTGAACATTTGGAAGATGGAATACATACTGAAATGACTGTGTTTGTGGATATAGAATCGGCTGTGAAATTCAATGTAATAAAAATTAGAAATAAAAGTGGCAGACCTCGCAATTTATCTGCCACCGGATATATTGAATGGGTGTTGGGTGATGTCAGAACAAAAACTGCAATGCATATTCACACCGAAATTGATCCGGACAGCAAAGCCTTATTTGCAAAAAATCAATACAATACAGAATTCAATTGCAGGGTAGCATTTTTTGATGTGGATTATTTGAAAAAATCTTATACAGGAGATCGAACAGAATTTTTGGGACGCAATGGAAATCTTAAAAAACCGGATGCTTTAACACGAATGAAGTTGTCGGGAAAAGTTGGTCTGGCGTTAGATCCCTGTGGTGCAATTCAAGTTCCTTTATTCCTGGCAGATGGTGAAGAGCAGGAAGTTATTTTCCGCATTGGTGCCGGCAAAGATGAAACGGATGCAATTGCATTAAGCAAGACATTTCGGGGTAAAGAGAAAGCAATAGATGCATTGCAAAAAGTAAAAGCATATTGGGCAAAAACTATTAATGCATTTCAAGTAGAAACACCGGATACGGCTATCAATTTAATTACCAACGGTTGGCTTACATATCAAACACTTTCCTCAAGACTTTGGGGTCGCAGTGGATTTTATCAGTCTGGCGGTGCATTTGGTTTCCGAGATCAATTGCAGGATGTAATGTCGCTACTTCATACCAGACCTGAACTTGCCCGTAAACAGATTTTACTTTCAGCTTCACGACAATTTAAAGAAGGAGATGTGCAGCATTGGTGGCATCCGCCTGTTGGCAGGGGAGTGAGAACAAGAATTTCTGATGATTATTTATGGCTTCCTTTTGTAACAAATTATTATCTAAAACATACCGACGATACTTCAATATTAGATGTATCCATTGATTTCTTGGATGGCAGATTATTAAACCCGGGAGAGGAATCTTATTATGATTTACCCTTGCTGGCTCATGCTCCTGCTTCATTGTATAATCATTGTGTTCGGGCAATTAAACATGGACTTAATTTCGGTGAACATGGTTTGCCTTTAATAGGTACCGGCGATTGGAATGATGGCTTTGATAAAGTGGGTAAAGAAGGGAAGGGAGAAAGTGTATGGCTTGCATTTTTCCTGTATGAAATTTTGGATGAGTTTGCACAAACGGCAAGTTTACATAATGATGAATCCTTTGCAGAAACATGCAAAGTAGAAGCAACAAAATTGAAAGCGAATATTGATAAAAGTGCGTGGGATGGTGAATGGTATAAGCGTGCTTGGTTTGATGATGGAACTCCGCTGGGATCTAAAACCGATGAAGAATGTATGATTGATTCTATCTCTCAAAGTTGGTCGGTATTATCAGGTGGTGGTAATGAAAAATTAATTGAAACCGCAATGAATTCTGCTTATAAAAATTTAGTGGAACAAGAAGTGGGTATTATAAAATTACTTACACCTGCATTCGATAAATCTGAATTGGATCCGGGTTATATCAAAGGATATGTTCCGGGAGTAAGAGAAAACGGTGGCCAATATACACATGCTGCAATATGGATGATAATGGCATTTGCCAAACTAGGAAATAATGCCCGTGTGTGGGAATTATTAAATATGATAAATCCGGTTAATCATGGAAAAAATGCAGAAGATGTTGCGGTTTATAAAGTAGAACCTTATGTGCTTGCAGCCGATGTATATTCCCGTGACCCACATGCCGGTCGTGGCGGATGGACTTGGTACACAGGTTCCGCAGCATGGTTATA